In Helianthus annuus cultivar XRQ/B chromosome 8, HanXRQr2.0-SUNRISE, whole genome shotgun sequence, a single genomic region encodes these proteins:
- the LOC110870889 gene encoding alkane hydroxylase MAH1, giving the protein LVYLSVLFLVFILVFILLTYQKLRPTVIPTNWPILGMIPGILVNVHRIHDYTTEFLIQSRGTFMLKGSWLANMDMLLITDPLDIHYILSKNFSNYKKGEKFKQIFDVLGDGILNSDGKVWEISHKVIFSVLKHAEFQSMLETIIWNKEENGLLPILESICERGTEMDLQDIFQRFFLDTVCKLLFDKDPESLSLDFPHFPYSKAFIYSEETMLLRHITPPFLWKLQQILRVGKENKMSEAWKHLDQFLDKCLPQKQTDYNNMNHNAEKFSFITAIMREFTNQSDTSLDLTKFLRDTIINLMAAGKDTLSSALSWFFYLLARNPAVEDKILEEIHTHLGVNLRKRWNTAELDKMVYLHGALCESLRLYPPVPFNYKSPLQPDVLPSGHQVDQNINIILSFYSMGRMGSIWGNDCMEFKRERWISNAGGIKHEPSYKFPVFNAGPRTCLGKNMALSQLKIVSTAIIYHYHIQLVEGHPVLPADSMILHIKHGLKVRLSRRSELN; this is encoded by the coding sequence cTTGTATACTTGTCCGttctatttttagtttttattctCGTTTTCATTTTATTAACTTATCAAAAACTTAGACCTACAGTTATCCCTACAAATTGGCCAATTCTTGGTATGATACCGGGGATTCTTGTAAACGTTCACCGAATCCATGATTACACAACCGAATTTCTCATACAAAGTCGTGGTACATTCATGTTGAAAGGCTCTTGGTTAGCCAACATGGACATGCTACTTATCACCGATCCTTTAGACATCCACTACATTCTAAGCAAAAACTTCAGCAATTATAAAAAAGGTGAGAAATTTAAACAGATCTTTGATGTCCTAGGAGATGGAATACTCAATTCCGACGGTAAGGTGTGGGAAATCAGTCATAAGGTCATTTTTTCTGTTCTAAAGCATGCAGAATTTCAGAGTATGTTGGAAACAATTATCTGGAACAAAGAGGAAAATGGGCTTCTACCTATCCTTGAATCTATTTGTGAACGTGGCACTGAAATGGATTTGCAGGATATATTTCAAAGGTTTTTTCTTGACACCGTATGTAAATTACTCTTTGATAAAGATCCAGAAAGCTTGTCTCTCGATTTTCCTCACTTCCCTTATTCGAAAGCATTCATATACAGTGAAGAAACTATGTTGCTTAGGCATATTACGCCCCCTTTCCTTTGGAAGCTGCAACAAATTCTTAGAGTGGGGAAAGAGAACAAGATGAGTGAAGCATGGAAGCATCTTGATCAATTTTTAGACAAATGCTTGCCTCAAAAACAAACAGACTACAACAACATGAACCATAATGCAGAGAAGTTCTCTTTTATCACAGCTATCATGAGAGAGTTTACAAATCAGAGTGACACTTCTTTGGATTTAACAAAATTTCTAAGAGACACCATTATTAATTTGATGGCAGCCGGAAAAGATACCCTCAGCAGTGCTCTATCTTGGTTCTTCTATCTTCTTGCTAGAAACCCAGCCGTAGAAGATAAGATTCTAGAAGAGATTCATACACATTTGGGGGTCAATTTGCGCAAAAGATGGAACACTGCAGAGTTGGACAAAATGGTTTACCTTCATGGAGCTTTATGTGAATCTTTAAGGTTATATCCGCCTGTCCCATTCAACTACAAATCTCCATTACAACCAGATGTCCTTCCAAGCGGCCACCAAGTTGATCAAAACATCAACATTATTCTCTCTTTTTATTCTATGGGGAGGATGGGATCAATATGGGGGAATGATTGCATGGAGTTTAAACGTGAAAGGTGGATATCTAATGCTGGAGGAATCAAACATGAGCCCTCATACAAGTTCCCGGTATTTAACGCTGGACCAAGAACTTGTTTAGGTAAGAATATGGCTTTGTCTCAGCTGAAGATAGTGTCAACCGCGATCATTTACCACTACCACATTCAGTTGGTGGAAGGCCATCCTGTGCTTCCAGCAGATTCTATGATACTTCATATAAAGCATGGTCTCAAGGTCAGATTAAGTAGAAGAAGCGAACTCAACTAA